A region of Paraburkholderia sp. BL23I1N1 DNA encodes the following proteins:
- a CDS encoding riboflavin synthase translates to MFTGIVAAVGRIESVNPLGTDGDAGVRLNVEAGGLDLEDVQLGDSITIQGACMTVVAKTAHSFEVDVSRESLNCTAGLGEAGEVNLEKALRAHDRLGGHIVSGHVDGLGTVTHFAPVGESHELRVLAPREIGRYLAYKGSITVNGVSLTVNSVKDRDDGCEFSINLIPHTVEVTALKRLREGTQVNLEIDLIARYVERMLNAPK, encoded by the coding sequence ATGTTTACAGGAATCGTCGCGGCAGTGGGCCGCATCGAATCAGTCAACCCCCTCGGCACGGATGGCGATGCGGGCGTGCGCCTGAACGTCGAAGCCGGCGGCCTCGATCTCGAAGACGTCCAGCTCGGCGACAGCATCACGATCCAGGGCGCCTGCATGACGGTCGTGGCAAAAACCGCGCATTCGTTCGAGGTCGACGTCTCGCGCGAAAGCCTGAACTGCACGGCGGGCCTGGGCGAGGCTGGCGAGGTCAATCTCGAGAAGGCGCTGCGCGCGCATGACCGGCTCGGCGGGCATATCGTCTCCGGCCACGTGGACGGCCTCGGCACGGTCACGCATTTTGCGCCCGTGGGCGAATCGCACGAACTGCGCGTGCTGGCGCCGCGCGAGATCGGCCGCTACCTGGCCTACAAAGGTTCTATCACTGTCAACGGCGTGAGTCTGACCGTCAACTCGGTTAAAGATCGCGACGACGGCTGCGAGTTTTCGATCAACCTGATTCCGCACACGGTCGAAGTGACCGCGCTCAAGCGCCTGCGCGAGGGCACGCAGGTGAATCTGGAGATCGATCTGATTGCGCGCTACGTCGAGCGCATGCTGAACGCGCCGAAATAA
- the ribD gene encoding bifunctional diaminohydroxyphosphoribosylaminopyrimidine deaminase/5-amino-6-(5-phosphoribosylamino)uracil reductase RibD: MFSQTDFVHMERALALAKRGMYTTDPNPRVGCVLVKNGEVIGEGFTQPAGQDHAEVRALKDARSRGHDLRGATAYVTLEPCSHFGRTPPCANALIEAQVERVVAAMEDPNPQVSGRGLKMLRDAGIEVRCGLLANEAHELNIGFVSRMTRGRPWVRMKVAASLDGRTGLPSGVSQWITGEAARADGHAWRARASAILTGIGTVREDNPRMTVRAVDTPRQPQRVLIDSQLDVPPEAQILAGAPTLIFCGNLDERHTERAAALRDRGAEIVQLANAAGKVDLPAMLKVLGERNVNELHVEAGYKLNGSLLREGCVDELLVYLAPSVLGMDSMSMFNLSAPETLEARQQLNFHAVDRIGDDLRILARFVPRVAPQPAPEAGTEPAPRPTSN, from the coding sequence ATGTTTTCGCAAACCGACTTCGTCCACATGGAGCGCGCGCTCGCGCTGGCCAAACGCGGCATGTACACGACCGACCCGAATCCGCGCGTCGGTTGCGTACTCGTCAAGAACGGCGAGGTGATCGGCGAAGGCTTCACACAACCGGCCGGCCAGGATCACGCCGAAGTGCGCGCGTTGAAGGACGCGCGTTCGCGCGGCCATGATCTGCGCGGCGCCACGGCTTACGTGACGCTTGAACCATGCAGCCATTTCGGCCGCACGCCGCCGTGCGCGAATGCGCTGATCGAAGCGCAGGTTGAGCGCGTGGTCGCGGCGATGGAAGACCCCAATCCGCAAGTCTCGGGGCGTGGTCTCAAGATGCTGCGCGACGCGGGTATTGAAGTGCGTTGCGGGCTGCTCGCCAACGAAGCGCACGAACTGAACATCGGTTTCGTGTCGCGCATGACGCGGGGCCGACCGTGGGTCCGCATGAAAGTGGCAGCCTCGCTGGACGGCCGCACCGGCTTGCCGTCGGGCGTCAGTCAATGGATTACCGGCGAAGCGGCGCGCGCCGATGGTCACGCGTGGCGCGCCCGCGCGTCGGCCATCCTGACGGGCATCGGCACCGTCCGGGAAGACAATCCGCGCATGACGGTGCGCGCCGTCGACACGCCGCGCCAGCCACAACGCGTGCTGATCGACAGCCAGCTCGACGTGCCGCCCGAAGCCCAGATTCTGGCCGGCGCACCCACGCTGATTTTCTGCGGCAATCTCGATGAGCGTCATACCGAGCGTGCCGCCGCGCTGCGTGATCGCGGCGCGGAGATCGTGCAACTGGCAAACGCAGCGGGCAAAGTCGATCTGCCTGCCATGCTGAAAGTGCTTGGCGAGCGTAACGTGAATGAACTGCACGTCGAGGCGGGCTACAAGTTGAATGGTTCGCTGCTGCGCGAAGGCTGCGTCGACGAACTGCTGGTTTATCTCGCGCCTAGCGTGCTCGGCATGGACTCGATGAGCATGTTCAATCTGAGCGCGCCGGAAACGCTCGAGGCTCGCCAGCAACTGAATTTTCACGCGGTGGATCGGATCGGCGACGATCTGCGGATTCTCGCGCGCTTTGTGCCTCGCGTGGCACCTCAGCCAGCGCCCGAAGCCGGGACCGAGCCCGCGCCCCGACCAACTTCGAATTAA
- the hemL gene encoding glutamate-1-semialdehyde 2,1-aminomutase gives MSNNQTLFERAQRTIPGGVNSPVRAFRSVGGTPRFIERAQGPYFWDADGQRYTDYIGSWGPMILGHVHPEVLEAVQRVLANGFSFGAPTESEIEIAEEICKLVPSIEQVRMVSSGTEATMSALRLARGFTNRSRIVKFEGCYHGHADSLLVKAGSGLLTFGNPTSAGVPVDIAKHTTVLEYNNVVELEEAFKAFGNEIASVIVEPVAGNMNLVRATPEFLQALRRLCTEYGSVLIFDEVMCGFRVALGGAQEVYGITPDLTCLGKVIGGGMPAAAFGGRRDIMAHLAPLGGVYQAGTLSGNPIAVAAGLKTLQLIQAPGFYDTLAARTTRLAQGLANVAREAKVPFAADSLGGMFGLYFTESVPTSFAEVTKSDVPRFNAFFHKMLDAGVYFAPSAYEAGFVSIAHDDAIIDATIDAARGAFASLAA, from the coding sequence ATGTCCAACAATCAGACCCTCTTCGAGCGCGCGCAGCGCACCATCCCCGGCGGCGTGAACTCGCCGGTCCGCGCCTTCCGGTCGGTCGGCGGCACGCCGCGCTTCATCGAGCGCGCGCAAGGCCCCTACTTCTGGGACGCGGACGGACAACGCTATACCGACTACATCGGCTCGTGGGGCCCGATGATTCTCGGCCACGTCCACCCGGAAGTGCTGGAAGCGGTCCAGCGCGTGCTGGCCAACGGCTTCTCCTTTGGCGCGCCGACGGAATCCGAAATCGAAATCGCCGAAGAAATCTGCAAACTGGTACCGTCGATCGAACAGGTCCGCATGGTTTCCAGCGGCACTGAAGCGACCATGAGCGCGCTGCGTCTCGCGCGCGGTTTCACGAACCGCAGCCGCATTGTCAAGTTCGAAGGCTGCTATCACGGCCACGCGGACAGCCTGCTGGTCAAAGCCGGCTCGGGCCTGCTCACGTTCGGCAATCCGACTTCGGCGGGCGTGCCGGTCGATATTGCCAAGCACACCACGGTGCTTGAGTACAACAACGTCGTGGAACTCGAAGAAGCGTTCAAGGCGTTCGGCAACGAGATCGCCTCGGTGATCGTCGAGCCAGTGGCGGGCAACATGAACCTCGTGCGCGCCACGCCTGAATTCCTGCAAGCCTTGCGTCGCCTGTGCACGGAGTACGGCTCGGTGCTGATTTTCGACGAAGTGATGTGCGGCTTCCGCGTCGCCCTGGGTGGGGCGCAAGAGGTCTACGGCATCACGCCGGATCTGACGTGTCTGGGCAAGGTGATCGGTGGCGGCATGCCGGCGGCGGCCTTCGGCGGCCGGCGCGACATCATGGCTCACCTCGCGCCGCTCGGCGGCGTCTACCAGGCGGGCACGTTGTCGGGCAATCCGATCGCAGTCGCGGCAGGCCTGAAGACGTTGCAACTGATCCAGGCGCCGGGCTTCTACGACACGCTTGCCGCCCGCACCACGCGTCTCGCGCAAGGTCTCGCGAACGTCGCGCGCGAAGCGAAGGTGCCGTTCGCGGCCGATTCGCTCGGCGGCATGTTCGGCCTCTACTTCACCGAGTCGGTTCCGACCAGTTTCGCCGAAGTCACGAAGAGCGACGTGCCGCGCTTCAATGCGTTCTTCCACAAGATGCTCGACGCGGGTGTGTACTTTGCGCCGTCCGCGTATGAAGCGGGCTTCGTTTCGATCGCACACGACGACGCGATCATCGACGCCACGATCGACGCGGCGCGCGGCGCATTCGCCTCGCTCGCGGCCTGA
- a CDS encoding Bcr/CflA family multidrug efflux MFS transporter, giving the protein MSHVTRRRPDGRLILLLGALAACGPISIDMYLPSLPTISQAFAISNGAAQTTLTSFMFGFSIGMLLYGPLSDTYGRRPVLLGGIIMYALASVACALSFSIGSLVMFRFVQALGAGAASVLARAIARDAHGPTDAARVLSMLAIVTSIGPLLAPLIGGQLLLLGGWRVVFIVLTLFGTVCAVTAYLKVPETWPPEKRAHSALLKSFGAYGKLLRDPVAWGHMLCGGMAFASMFAYITATPFVYIEYFHISAQHYGFLFALNIVGIMFGNFMNTHLVGRLGSLPIISFAATVSCIASLFVCLVSLTGWGGLWSIVFGLFFVVGVVGLLSANCTTDLMHRYPVNAGAAAAVFGAVQLALGALASLAVGLWQDGSPKGMGIVVGVAGVLCYVGRMLVVKWHGMKAPVAAI; this is encoded by the coding sequence ATGTCTCACGTCACCAGACGCCGGCCCGATGGCCGGCTGATTCTGTTGCTCGGTGCGCTTGCCGCATGCGGGCCGATTTCTATCGATATGTATCTGCCGAGCCTGCCGACGATCTCGCAGGCATTCGCCATCAGCAACGGCGCCGCGCAAACCACGCTCACCAGCTTCATGTTCGGCTTTTCGATCGGTATGCTGCTCTATGGTCCGCTGTCGGATACCTATGGCCGCCGGCCCGTGCTGCTCGGTGGCATCATCATGTATGCGCTGGCGAGCGTGGCCTGCGCGCTGTCGTTTTCGATCGGATCGCTGGTGATGTTCCGCTTCGTGCAGGCGCTCGGCGCGGGAGCGGCCTCGGTGCTAGCGCGCGCGATCGCTCGCGACGCGCACGGGCCAACCGATGCCGCGCGCGTGCTGTCGATGCTAGCCATCGTCACGTCGATCGGGCCGTTGCTCGCGCCGCTGATCGGCGGCCAGTTGTTGTTGCTCGGCGGCTGGCGTGTCGTTTTCATCGTCCTGACGCTATTCGGTACGGTGTGCGCGGTGACCGCGTACCTCAAGGTGCCGGAGACATGGCCGCCCGAAAAGCGTGCGCATTCGGCGCTGCTGAAATCGTTCGGTGCCTACGGCAAATTGCTGCGCGATCCGGTCGCGTGGGGGCACATGCTGTGCGGCGGCATGGCGTTCGCGTCGATGTTCGCGTACATCACCGCGACGCCGTTTGTGTACATCGAATATTTCCACATCTCGGCGCAGCATTACGGCTTCCTGTTCGCGCTGAATATCGTCGGCATCATGTTCGGCAACTTCATGAATACGCACCTCGTCGGCCGGCTCGGTTCGCTGCCGATCATTTCTTTTGCCGCGACCGTGAGCTGCATTGCGTCCTTGTTCGTCTGTCTCGTTTCGCTGACGGGGTGGGGCGGGTTGTGGTCGATCGTCTTCGGTTTGTTCTTCGTGGTCGGCGTGGTGGGGTTGTTGTCTGCTAACTGCACGACCGATCTGATGCATCGGTATCCGGTGAATGCCGGCGCCGCGGCCGCCGTGTTCGGCGCAGTGCAGTTGGCGCTCGGCGCGTTGGCGAGCCTCGCCGTCGGACTCTGGCAGGATGGCTCGCCCAAGGGCATGGGCATCGTCGTGGGCGTGGCGGGCGTGTTGTGTTACGTCGGCCGGATGCTGGTTGTCAAATGGCACGGAATGAAGGCGCCCGTCGCTGCCATTTGA
- a CDS encoding RidA family protein, translating into MAVSQHDPHVPHTDNPAALAKPGGHYSHVAIANGFVFVSGQLPINAQGGKLAEASFEVQAEQVLANVQAALEGAGSSIAQLVQVRVYIADVEHWASFNQIYARWAGEARPARAVVPVPHLHYGLKVEVEATALV; encoded by the coding sequence ATGGCTGTCAGCCAGCACGACCCGCATGTGCCGCACACGGACAATCCCGCCGCGTTGGCAAAGCCGGGCGGTCATTACAGTCACGTCGCGATCGCGAATGGCTTTGTTTTCGTCTCGGGACAGTTGCCGATCAACGCACAGGGCGGGAAGCTCGCTGAAGCCTCGTTCGAAGTTCAGGCCGAACAGGTGTTGGCCAATGTGCAGGCTGCGCTCGAAGGTGCCGGCAGCAGCATTGCGCAACTGGTGCAGGTGCGCGTCTATATCGCCGACGTCGAACACTGGGCGAGCTTCAATCAGATCTACGCGCGTTGGGCGGGCGAGGCTCGACCTGCACGGGCAGTCGTGCCGGTTCCCCATCTGCATTACGGCTTGAAGGTTGAGGTCGAGGCGACGGCTCTGGTTTAA
- the hemW gene encoding radical SAM family heme chaperone HemW, translating to MIPIKPTPADIGNGIIKAFTSPGSIRLTSLPPLALYVHFPWCVRKCPYCDFNSHEWKGDTFPETEYLDALRADLEMALPLVWGRQMHTVFIGGGTPSLLSAAGLDRMLSDVRALLPLDADAEITLEANPGTFEAAKFAQFRASGVNRLSVGIQSFNEAHLKALGRIHDSTQARHAVEVAATTFDNFNLDLMFALPQQTLAECQADVETALSFAPPHLSLYHLTLEPNTLFAKFPPALPDDDASADMQDWIHERTTAAGYERYEVSAYARPHRQSKHNLNYWRFGDYLGIGAGAHTKLSFPNRVLRQVRYKHPTTFIEQAKAGTAVQEEHEVGARDLPFEFMLNALRLVEGFPVHRFIERTGLSMTSIEPALQEAERRKLITRDHEKIAPTPLGQAFLNDLQGLFLKDPQ from the coding sequence GTGATTCCGATCAAACCGACGCCTGCCGACATCGGCAACGGCATCATCAAGGCTTTCACGTCGCCGGGCAGCATTCGCCTGACCTCGTTGCCGCCGCTGGCGCTATATGTGCACTTTCCGTGGTGCGTGCGCAAGTGCCCGTACTGCGATTTCAACTCGCATGAGTGGAAAGGCGACACGTTCCCGGAGACCGAGTATCTCGACGCGCTGCGCGCCGATCTCGAGATGGCGCTGCCGCTCGTGTGGGGGCGTCAGATGCATACGGTGTTCATCGGCGGGGGCACGCCCAGCTTGCTGTCGGCGGCCGGTCTCGACCGGATGCTGTCCGACGTGCGCGCCCTACTGCCGCTCGACGCCGACGCGGAAATCACGCTCGAAGCCAACCCCGGCACGTTCGAAGCCGCCAAGTTCGCGCAGTTTCGCGCGAGCGGCGTGAATCGCCTGTCGGTGGGCATCCAGAGTTTCAATGAAGCGCATCTGAAGGCGCTCGGCCGGATTCACGACTCGACGCAAGCACGCCATGCGGTTGAAGTGGCCGCGACCACCTTCGACAACTTCAATCTCGATCTGATGTTCGCGCTGCCGCAGCAGACGCTCGCGGAATGCCAGGCTGACGTAGAGACGGCATTGTCGTTCGCGCCGCCGCATTTGTCGCTGTACCACCTCACGCTCGAACCGAACACGCTGTTTGCGAAATTCCCGCCTGCGCTCCCCGACGACGATGCGTCCGCCGACATGCAGGACTGGATTCACGAACGCACGACGGCCGCCGGTTACGAACGCTACGAGGTGTCCGCGTATGCGCGGCCGCATCGGCAGAGCAAGCACAACCTGAACTATTGGCGCTTCGGCGATTATCTGGGCATCGGCGCAGGAGCGCATACCAAGCTGTCGTTTCCGAACCGCGTGCTGCGTCAGGTGCGCTACAAGCATCCGACCACCTTCATCGAGCAAGCCAAGGCCGGCACGGCCGTGCAGGAAGAGCATGAGGTGGGGGCGCGCGATCTGCCGTTCGAGTTCATGTTGAACGCGCTGCGGCTGGTGGAGGGGTTTCCGGTGCATCGGTTTATCGAGCGCACGGGGCTCTCGATGACCTCGATCGAACCGGCTTTGCAGGAGGCGGAACGGCGCAAGCTGATCACACGCGACCACGAAAAGATTGCGCCGACGCCACTTGGCCAAGCGTTTCTGAATGATCTGCAAGGGCTGTTTCTGAAAGATCCGCAGTGA
- the rdgB gene encoding RdgB/HAM1 family non-canonical purine NTP pyrophosphatase — MSEVRQNSGAVASDSPLKKVVLASNNAGKLREFAALLGAAGIDLIPQGELNVPEAEEPHPTFVENALTKARHAAKLTGLPALADDSGLCVRALRGAPGVYSARYAQLAGGEKSDAANNAQLVSALQGETDRRAYYYCVLALVRHADDPEPLIAEGRWHGEMLDAPRGKHGFGYDPYFFLPSLNASAAELEPAVKNASSHRAIALRQLLARLTEEA, encoded by the coding sequence GTGAGTGAGGTTCGTCAAAACAGCGGCGCGGTTGCGTCTGACTCGCCGCTGAAGAAAGTCGTGCTGGCGTCGAACAACGCGGGCAAGCTGCGCGAGTTCGCGGCACTGCTCGGCGCGGCCGGCATCGACCTGATTCCGCAAGGCGAGTTGAACGTGCCGGAAGCCGAAGAGCCGCATCCGACTTTCGTCGAAAACGCGCTGACCAAGGCGCGTCACGCGGCAAAGCTCACCGGCCTGCCCGCGCTCGCCGACGATTCCGGCTTGTGCGTGCGCGCGCTGCGTGGCGCACCCGGCGTTTATTCAGCACGTTACGCGCAGCTTGCCGGCGGCGAAAAGAGCGATGCGGCGAACAACGCACAGCTCGTCTCAGCCTTGCAAGGTGAAACCGACCGCCGCGCGTATTACTACTGCGTGCTGGCGCTCGTGCGTCATGCGGACGATCCCGAACCGCTGATCGCCGAAGGCCGCTGGCACGGCGAAATGCTGGATGCGCCGCGCGGCAAGCATGGTTTCGGCTATGACCCGTACTTCTTCCTGCCGTCGCTGAATGCAAGCGCCGCGGAACTCGAACCGGCGGTGAAAAACGCCAGCAGCCATCGCGCGATTGCATTGCGCCAACTGCTCGCGCGTTTGACGGAGGAAGCGTGA
- the rph gene encoding ribonuclease PH, producing MTNDTQRPSGRQANQLRDVRITRHYTKHAEGSVLVEFGDTKVICTASIAESVPSFLRDRGQGWLTAEYGMLPRATHTRSDREAARGKQTGRTQEIQRLIGRALRSVFDLEKLGARTLHIDCDVIQADGGTRTASITGAFVAAHDAVAKLLATGRIETSPIVDYVAAISVGVYDGLPVLDLDYDEDSQCDTDMNVVMTGAGGFVEIQGTAEGVPFSRDEMNSLLDLASDGINTLIAKQKAALEQKSE from the coding sequence ATGACCAACGACACCCAACGCCCCAGCGGCCGCCAGGCCAATCAGCTGCGCGACGTGCGCATCACGCGCCACTACACGAAGCATGCGGAGGGCTCGGTGCTGGTCGAATTCGGCGACACCAAGGTCATCTGCACGGCGAGCATCGCCGAGAGCGTGCCGTCGTTCCTGCGCGACCGCGGCCAGGGCTGGCTGACCGCCGAATACGGCATGCTGCCGCGCGCCACGCATACCCGCAGCGACCGCGAAGCCGCGCGCGGCAAGCAAACCGGCCGCACCCAGGAAATCCAGCGTCTGATCGGCCGCGCACTGCGCTCGGTGTTCGATCTCGAGAAGCTCGGCGCGCGCACGCTGCATATCGATTGCGACGTGATCCAGGCCGACGGCGGTACGCGCACAGCCAGCATCACCGGCGCGTTTGTGGCCGCCCATGACGCGGTGGCCAAACTGCTGGCTACGGGCCGCATCGAAACCTCGCCGATCGTCGATTACGTCGCGGCGATTTCGGTTGGCGTGTACGACGGTTTGCCGGTGCTGGATCTCGATTACGATGAGGATTCGCAATGCGACACCGACATGAATGTGGTGATGACGGGTGCGGGCGGTTTCGTCGAAATTCAGGGCACGGCCGAAGGCGTGCCTTTCTCGCGCGATGAAATGAATTCGCTGCTCGATCTGGCGAGCGACGGCATCAACACGTTGATCGCGAAGCAGAAAGCAGCGTTGGAGCAAAAGAGTGAGTGA
- a CDS encoding YicC/YloC family endoribonuclease, translated as MIYSMTGYASATRELVAASGTGGVSVSVELRTVNSRFLDLNFRMPEDVRVCEPTLREMLMNKLSRGKVDIRINLQRSEQSANAGSVSRDALTQLALLERTVLSTFPEAGRLRTGEILRWPGVLAETGVAPEVLRDAVLACGKQAIADLIDVRGREGAQLATVLLTNVTEMETIVTKITPLVPELIAKHQQKIVERLQEALGIAAPDTAATIVSREEINERIRQEVTMYGIRIDIAEELSRLTAHLNETRHVIEKGGKVGKRLDFMMQELNREANTLGSKAAAKELADSSMTLKLLIEQMREQVQNLE; from the coding sequence ATGATCTACAGCATGACTGGCTATGCGAGCGCCACGCGCGAACTCGTCGCGGCCTCGGGCACAGGCGGCGTGAGCGTATCGGTCGAACTGCGCACCGTGAACTCGCGCTTTCTCGATCTGAACTTCCGGATGCCGGAAGACGTGCGCGTCTGCGAACCGACGCTGCGCGAAATGCTGATGAACAAGCTCTCGCGCGGCAAGGTCGATATCCGGATCAACCTGCAACGCAGTGAACAGTCGGCCAACGCGGGTTCGGTCAGCCGCGATGCGCTGACGCAACTCGCGCTGCTCGAGCGCACCGTGCTGTCGACGTTCCCGGAAGCAGGGCGCCTGCGCACCGGCGAAATTCTGCGCTGGCCGGGTGTGCTGGCCGAAACCGGCGTGGCGCCGGAAGTGCTGCGCGACGCGGTGCTTGCATGCGGCAAGCAGGCGATTGCCGATCTGATCGATGTGCGTGGCCGCGAAGGCGCGCAACTGGCGACGGTGCTGCTCACCAACGTCACCGAAATGGAAACAATCGTCACGAAGATCACGCCGCTCGTGCCGGAACTGATCGCGAAGCATCAGCAGAAGATCGTCGAACGTCTGCAGGAGGCGCTCGGCATTGCCGCGCCCGATACGGCCGCGACGATCGTCTCGCGCGAAGAAATCAACGAACGGATTCGCCAGGAAGTCACGATGTACGGCATCCGTATCGACATCGCCGAAGAACTGTCGCGCCTGACGGCTCACCTGAACGAAACGCGTCATGTGATCGAAAAGGGCGGCAAGGTCGGCAAGCGGCTCGACTTCATGATGCAGGAACTGAATCGCGAAGCGAACACGCTCGGCTCGAAGGCGGCCGCGAAGGAACTGGCCGATTCGTCGATGACCTTGAAGCTGCTCATCGAACAGATGCGCGAGCAAGTACAGAATCTGGAGTAA
- the gmk gene encoding guanylate kinase, whose protein sequence is MTDHTRETSARRNPYAGAYPGNLFMVVAPSGAGKSTLVNALLAGDDAIRLSISYTTRPPRPKEQDGEHYHFTTVDDFLTRHAAGEFLESAEVHGNYYATSRVWIEEQMKSGHDVLLEIDWQGAQQVKKQFHNAVEIFILPPSLDALEERLKKRGQDEPNVITRRLLAAGSEMAHAAEAEYVVINDNFDRALGELRCLVAATRSRFASQYARHTQLFVQLGIHLPHA, encoded by the coding sequence ATGACCGACCACACACGCGAAACCAGCGCACGGCGCAACCCTTACGCCGGTGCTTATCCCGGCAACCTGTTCATGGTGGTCGCGCCTTCGGGCGCGGGCAAATCGACGCTCGTGAACGCGCTGCTCGCCGGCGACGACGCGATCCGTCTGTCGATTTCGTATACCACGCGCCCGCCGCGTCCGAAGGAGCAGGACGGCGAGCACTATCACTTCACGACAGTCGACGATTTCCTGACGCGTCATGCGGCGGGCGAGTTTCTGGAAAGCGCGGAAGTGCACGGCAACTACTACGCAACCTCGCGCGTGTGGATTGAAGAGCAGATGAAAAGCGGGCACGACGTGCTGCTCGAAATCGACTGGCAAGGCGCGCAGCAGGTGAAGAAACAGTTTCACAACGCAGTCGAAATTTTCATCTTGCCGCCTTCTCTCGACGCACTCGAAGAGCGTTTGAAAAAGCGCGGCCAGGATGAGCCGAACGTGATCACGCGCCGTCTGCTCGCAGCCGGCAGCGAGATGGCGCACGCGGCCGAAGCGGAGTATGTCGTGATCAACGACAACTTCGATCGCGCGCTCGGTGAACTGCGGTGCCTCGTGGCCGCGACGCGTTCGCGCTTCGCCTCGCAATACGCACGCCACACGCAGCTTTTTGTGCAGCTCGGCATTCACCTGCCGCACGCGTGA
- the rpoZ gene encoding DNA-directed RNA polymerase subunit omega yields MARITVEDCLKQIPNRFELALAATYRARQLAQGHTPKIESRDKPTVVALREIAAGQVGVEMLKKVPV; encoded by the coding sequence ATGGCCCGCATTACCGTCGAAGACTGTCTCAAACAGATCCCGAACCGTTTCGAACTCGCGCTTGCCGCGACCTATCGCGCGCGCCAGCTCGCGCAAGGTCACACGCCGAAGATCGAAAGCCGCGACAAGCCCACGGTTGTCGCATTGCGTGAAATCGCAGCTGGCCAGGTTGGCGTCGAAATGCTGAAGAAGGTGCCGGTCTAA